CGTGTGACCATGAAAACGCGTGAAGACGAGGCACGTGAACGTTACATGGCTGCCGAAAGCTTGTGGACTGCGGCTTCTGAAATGCCTGTGAGCAAAATGGATTTGGTGGACTCTGCCTATGCTCATGCCTTTGCCGCGTTTGATAGCGTCTATAAGGAATTTCCGCAGACGCAATCTGGAATTCAGGCGCTTTATATGAAGGCCATTTATTACCAGATGCTCCCGAATATGGATAGCGCTGTTGTCATTTATCGAGAACTCAGTAGTAAGTATGGACAGACCCAGTGGGGCAAGCGCGCTGTTTATGTGCTGAATACGCGACTCACGACGACTGATGATGATATCGCCAGACTTCGCAAGCGCACGGCGCAGAACATTGAAAGCCTCAATAAGAAATCTGCAAAATACTACGAAGAACTGAATGCCAAGCCCGAAGAAAAGAAGGCTGAGGTTATTAGCAAGGAAGACGAAATCCTCGAAAATACGTACAACAGCATGTACGACTTTGAATAGGTTTATGCATTCTCGACTTTTTGTTGCTGTTCTTCTTTGCGTCTTGGTGGCAATTTCTGGATGTTCCGGTTCCACACACCGCAAGGGTTACACTCGCGTGACGAAATCGTCACGTGTCCAGAAAAAAGCTGAAATTGGCTATACCTTTACGGGAGATGCAAGTTATTACGGTAAGGGGTTTGATGGCAAAAAGACCGCGAGTGGCGAGATTTTTGACCGCGACGACTTTACTTGTGCCCATAGGACGCTCCCGTTTGGCACAAAGCTCAAGGTGACGCGCATAAAGACGGGTGCTTCTGTTGTTGTGCGTGTGAATGACCGCGGGCCGTATGCCAAGAAGCGTGTGCTCGATTTGAGCGAAGCGGCTGGTAAAAAGCTTGGGCTTGATAAAGCCGGCCATGCACAGGTCAAGGCCGTTGTTGTAGAATAGTTGTTGTGAGTGAAAATGCCGCGACTTGTCATGCCTGCCTCTGAGCAGGCATCGCCTTTTTTTTACGACTTTGCGCAAAATGTCATCTTATGACATGTTGTGATTCTATATTAGTGCTCGTAATAACACTAAACACCAAAAGGTGAATATATGAATCGCAAAGTAGTTAAAGTGAATAAGCATGTAGTCGAAATTCCGGAACAGTCTCCGTGGGATTCCGGCTTTTCCATTTTCAAACGCCGCATTGGCGAACTGATGCAATTAAGTGGCAACGATGATAGCGTCATCGATGATGACGACTTGATTCCGTATTACCGCATGGGTGAAAGTGAAACGTTCGTGCTTTCCGCCCTCGGCTGCTCCGGGTATTAAAAACGCGGCAAACGCCGCGCAAATATTAGCGTCATTCCCGCTGGAGCCTGTCATGCCGGACTTCGTTCCGGCATCGCCTTACACAGTTCTACTTCGCTTTATAGCTGACAAAGCGGACATTGTTGCAAAAATCTTTGTGGATTCCCGTGAATTCCAACCACGGATATTTTTCGGCTTCGGCCTTGAGCATTTCACCTTGTTCAGAACCGATTTCAAGCAAAATAGATGATCCCGGCTTGAGTTTGCCTTCGGTCTGCTGCAAAAGCTTGCGGACAAGGTCAAGACCGTCTGCACCGCCGAACAAGGCTAGTGCGGGGTCGTACTTTGCAACTTCGGGCTGGAGCTTGTCTTTTTCGCTGTCCGGAATGTAGGGGAGGTTTGCGATAAGGCAGTCGATTTTGGGTAAGGTCGCTGAGTCTGCCGAAGCGCCGACGACTTTTGCGATAACGTCAGCGGTGACGGCGTTCAGCAAGTCGCCCTGTGCGAAGGTCAATGTGCTTGCTGCATTTGCGGAACTTGCCGAAGCGGTGGAATCGGTCGAAGATGCGGCGCTTTCCGCGTCGGGATTACCTGCGAGGTCGTTCGCTTCAGCATTTGTACGAGCGAGGGCGAGAGCGTCTTCGGAAACGTCTGTTGCCAAAACCTTCGCGCCTGCAATTTCTTTCGCACAAGCGATCGAAATGGCGCCCGTGCCAGTGCCGATTTCTACGATGAACGGCTTTTCAACGCCCTTGAGACAGTCGGCTGCCATGTCCACGAGCGATTCCGTTTCCGGGCGCGGAATAAGTGCACGGCGGTCGCACTTGATAATGAAACCGCGGAAGCTTGTGTCGCCGATGATGTGCTGCAGCGGCTCACGCGTTGCACGGCGTGCAACCATCGTGCGAAGCACGTCCAGCTCCGCTGGCGTGAGCGGCTTCTCGAAGTTCAGGTACAAGTCCATACGGTTCTTCATCTTGAGACCGTAGCTGATGATGTACTCGGCATCGAGACGTGCATCAGGAATGCCCTTCTTTTCAAAGAAGACCTTGGTACGGTTCAAAATTTCAAGAACTGTCATCTGCGGCTGTGGCATTGGACTTACCTCATGGATGGGATCTTGTCATTCCCGCCACCGAGCGGGAATCTCCCTTACTTAAGCGTTGAACTTTCCGAGCTTTTCCTGGGCGTTTGCCATCTGGAGACCGTTGATGATTTCATCGAGATCGCCTGTGACAACCTTGTCCAAGTTGTAAACGGTGAGGCCAATGCGGTGGTCCGTCACGCGGTTCTGCGGATAGTTGTAAGTACGGATCTTGGCAGAACGGTCGCCAGTACCCACGAGGGCCTTGCGGTTTGCCGCTTCTTCCTTTTCCTTCTTCGCGATGACGGCGTCAA
Above is a window of Fibrobacter sp. UWB16 DNA encoding:
- a CDS encoding septal ring lytic transglycosylase RlpA family protein; the protein is MHSRLFVAVLLCVLVAISGCSGSTHRKGYTRVTKSSRVQKKAEIGYTFTGDASYYGKGFDGKKTASGEIFDRDDFTCAHRTLPFGTKLKVTRIKTGASVVVRVNDRGPYAKKRVLDLSEAAGKKLGLDKAGHAQVKAVVVE
- a CDS encoding HemK/PrmC family methyltransferase; its protein translation is MPQPQMTVLEILNRTKVFFEKKGIPDARLDAEYIISYGLKMKNRMDLYLNFEKPLTPAELDVLRTMVARRATREPLQHIIGDTSFRGFIIKCDRRALIPRPETESLVDMAADCLKGVEKPFIVEIGTGTGAISIACAKEIAGAKVLATDVSEDALALARTNAEANDLAGNPDAESAASSTDSTASASSANAASTLTFAQGDLLNAVTADVIAKVVGASADSATLPKIDCLIANLPYIPDSEKDKLQPEVAKYDPALALFGGADGLDLVRKLLQQTEGKLKPGSSILLEIGSEQGEMLKAEAEKYPWLEFTGIHKDFCNNVRFVSYKAK